One region of Mycobacterium riyadhense genomic DNA includes:
- the zapE gene encoding cell division protein ZapE: MSLIATRRYSACMHGVGRLVDRYPTVSPERLIAQLRPPPTFAKVRFATYRPDAAEPTQAAAVAACQEFCRQAVERRAGRKKLFGRREVLPGVGLYLDGGFGVGKTHLLASAYYQLPDVQHPKAFATFGELTQLAGVFGFVECIDLLADYTAVCIDEFELDDPGNTTLIARMLSMLVERGVSVAATSNTLPEQLGEGRFAAQDFLREINTLARIFNTVRIEGPDYRHRDLPPAPQPLSDEEVAERAAGLPGATLDDFDALCAHLATMHPSRYLTLIEGVTSVFLTGVHAIDDQNVALRLVSLTDRLYDAGIPVVASGAKLDTIFSEEMLAGGYRKKYLRATSRLLALTAG; the protein is encoded by the coding sequence ATGAGCTTGATTGCAACACGCCGCTACAGTGCCTGCATGCACGGGGTGGGTCGGCTGGTGGATCGCTATCCGACGGTGTCGCCGGAGCGGCTGATCGCCCAACTGCGGCCGCCCCCGACGTTCGCGAAGGTGCGCTTTGCGACGTATCGACCCGACGCCGCCGAACCCACCCAGGCTGCCGCGGTCGCGGCCTGCCAGGAGTTCTGCCGGCAGGCCGTCGAGCGGCGGGCCGGGCGCAAGAAACTTTTCGGCAGGCGGGAGGTGCTGCCGGGTGTCGGGCTGTATCTCGACGGCGGATTCGGGGTAGGTAAGACGCACCTGCTCGCGTCGGCCTACTACCAGCTGCCCGACGTGCAGCATCCCAAGGCGTTCGCGACATTTGGGGAGCTGACCCAGCTGGCCGGGGTATTCGGCTTCGTTGAATGCATCGACCTGCTGGCTGACTACACCGCGGTGTGCATCGACGAATTCGAGCTGGACGATCCCGGCAACACCACCTTGATCGCGCGGATGCTTTCGATGCTGGTCGAGCGGGGTGTTTCGGTGGCGGCCACCTCCAACACGCTGCCCGAACAGCTCGGCGAGGGCCGGTTCGCCGCCCAGGACTTCCTGCGCGAAATCAACACGCTGGCAAGGATTTTCAACACCGTGCGGATCGAAGGACCGGACTACCGGCACCGCGACCTGCCGCCGGCGCCGCAGCCGTTGTCGGACGAGGAAGTGGCCGAGCGCGCCGCCGGCCTGCCGGGGGCGACCCTCGACGACTTCGACGCGCTGTGCGCACACCTGGCCACCATGCATCCGTCGCGGTATCTGACTTTGATCGAGGGTGTGACCTCGGTGTTCCTGACGGGTGTGCACGCCATCGACGACCAGAACGTCGCGCTGCGTTTGGTATCGCTGACCGACCGGCTGTATGACGCCGGCATCCCGGTGGTGGCATCGGGGGCGAAGTTGGACACGATTTTCAGCGAGGAGATGCTGGCCGGCGGTTACCGAAAGAAGTATCTGCGGGCCACTTCCCGGCTGTTGGCGCTCACGGCTGGCTGA
- a CDS encoding GNAT family N-acetyltransferase — translation MSELTVYVATTDTVDIDELAAVAAGTFPLACPPGIADEHVSSFIDAHLSPTHFLAYLSDPQRAIIVARHDSRIAGYAMLIREAPELESRAAELSKLYVLADFHGQGVAAKLMDAALATAADWGLDYVWLGVNQKNQRAQRFYVKNGFTINGTRTFQLGTHLEDDYVMVRELSQP, via the coding sequence ATCTCTGAACTGACCGTCTACGTCGCGACGACGGATACCGTCGACATCGACGAGCTGGCCGCTGTCGCGGCCGGCACCTTTCCCCTGGCGTGCCCGCCGGGAATTGCCGACGAGCATGTCTCGTCGTTCATCGACGCCCACCTCTCCCCAACTCACTTTCTGGCATACCTCAGCGATCCGCAGCGCGCGATTATCGTCGCTCGGCATGACAGCCGAATTGCCGGTTATGCCATGCTAATTCGCGAAGCTCCCGAGCTCGAGAGCCGCGCTGCCGAGCTGTCAAAGCTCTATGTGCTTGCCGACTTTCACGGTCAGGGGGTGGCAGCGAAGTTGATGGATGCCGCGCTAGCCACCGCCGCCGACTGGGGCCTGGATTACGTGTGGCTCGGGGTTAACCAGAAAAACCAACGCGCACAACGCTTCTACGTCAAGAACGGCTTTACGATCAACGGCACCAGAACATTTCAACTGGGCACCCATCTCGAGGACGATTACGTCATGGTTCGGGAGCTCAGCCAGCCGTGA
- a CDS encoding Clp protease N-terminal domain-containing protein, translating into MAEPTKITYPIRLDELINAIKQVHSDALDQLADAVLAAESLGEVADHLIGHFVDQARRSGASWTDIGKAMGVTKQAAQKRFVPRAEATTLDPNQGFGRFTPRARNAVVSAQNAAHQAANSEITPDHLVLGMLSDPAALATVLLQRQKIDTEVLRASITLPPAAAETPELIPFSGPARKVLELTFREALRLGHNYIGTEHLLLALLELEDGAGPLHRFGVDKERVEVDLVAALESLTGGTSAGAT; encoded by the coding sequence ATGGCTGAACCGACGAAGATCACCTATCCCATCCGCCTCGACGAGCTGATCAACGCCATCAAGCAAGTCCACAGCGACGCGCTCGATCAGCTCGCCGACGCCGTCCTGGCTGCCGAGAGTCTCGGCGAGGTCGCGGATCACTTGATCGGGCATTTCGTGGATCAGGCGCGCCGCTCGGGAGCCTCCTGGACCGACATCGGCAAGGCCATGGGCGTCACCAAGCAGGCCGCGCAAAAACGGTTCGTCCCGCGCGCAGAGGCCACCACATTGGATCCCAATCAGGGCTTCGGGCGCTTCACGCCACGGGCTCGCAACGCGGTTGTTTCCGCCCAGAACGCCGCGCACCAAGCCGCCAACAGCGAGATCACCCCCGACCATCTGGTGCTTGGCATGCTCAGCGATCCGGCCGCCCTGGCCACCGTGCTGCTTCAACGGCAGAAGATCGACACCGAGGTCCTGCGCGCATCCATAACGCTCCCCCCGGCCGCGGCCGAAACCCCCGAGCTGATCCCGTTCAGCGGCCCGGCACGCAAGGTGCTCGAGCTGACCTTCCGTGAGGCACTTCGGTTGGGCCACAACTACATCGGTACCGAACACCTACTGCTGGCACTGCTCGAACTCGAAGATGGAGCTGGACCGCTGCACCGATTCGGCGTCGACAAGGAACGTGTCGAGGTCGACCTGGTCGCCGCGCTCGAATCGCTCACCGGCGGCACGAGCGCCGGTGCGACCTGA
- a CDS encoding DUF732 domain-containing protein, with the protein MNLQLALASAMAVVGVAVTLAGPAYADATDDQFLSELRAGGLTYQDPDRAIVAGKSVCQLVNEGKTDTEIVRELQNRNPGFTQYAAAEFTTLAAAAYCPKYLTGEGRGPKPGSGG; encoded by the coding sequence ATGAACCTTCAATTGGCGCTGGCAAGCGCCATGGCCGTTGTCGGTGTAGCGGTAACTCTCGCGGGCCCGGCTTATGCCGATGCGACCGATGACCAGTTCCTCTCCGAACTTCGTGCTGGTGGGCTGACCTATCAGGACCCGGATCGCGCGATAGTGGCCGGTAAGTCGGTGTGCCAGTTGGTCAACGAGGGAAAAACCGACACCGAGATCGTCCGCGAACTGCAGAACCGCAACCCGGGATTCACGCAGTACGCCGCGGCCGAATTCACCACGCTCGCGGCCGCCGCGTACTGCCCCAAGTACCTCACCGGCGAGGGGCGAGGGCCGAAGCCGGGTAGCGGCGGCTGA
- a CDS encoding DUF732 domain-containing protein: MRLIVALVGVAAVIGVAAPAHADGNDDRFLATLRQAGLTYQNADGAIATAKAACGLVQRGRPMADVVKDVQTSNPGLDAESAAKFTAIAANSYCPETIQRY; this comes from the coding sequence ATGAGACTTATCGTTGCGCTAGTCGGCGTTGCGGCCGTCATCGGCGTTGCCGCGCCGGCACACGCCGACGGCAACGACGACCGATTTCTCGCGACACTGCGACAAGCTGGGCTCACCTATCAGAACGCCGACGGCGCGATAGCGACCGCGAAAGCAGCGTGCGGATTGGTCCAGCGCGGCAGACCGATGGCCGACGTCGTCAAGGACGTCCAAACCAGCAATCCAGGACTGGACGCGGAGAGCGCCGCCAAGTTCACGGCGATCGCTGCCAACTCGTACTGCCCCGAGACCATTCAGCGTTACTAA
- a CDS encoding tyrosine-type recombinase/integrase codes for MQQSRGAVSRQKPPPRSTRRSFGRLRQFRSGRWKASYTGPDGSLYEAPHTFAAKIDAEAWLTDRRREIDRELWSPPATGEQKRTATQRKRAAAEKFEDYAARWLATRMVKGRPLRPRTIAHYQKLLDDHIKPTFGKKPIRDISMPSVDRWYAQTLPDQPTMRAHAYSLLRTILETARIRDRLIEVNPCAIRGAGTVTRKIKPKPASIEQLATIEAEMPDHYRLMVSLAAWCALRFGELVELRRGDVDLKENVVKVQRAAVRVDGGWHVGDPKSDAGIRDVAMPPHIVPAVKAHLAQHVSVGKDALLFPAKNGGHLQPSTLGRHFYKARAVAKRNDLRWHDLRHSGATLAAQTGATLAELMSRLGHSTPQAAMRYQHAAQGRDREIAALLSKLADNKGS; via the coding sequence GTGCAACAGTCACGCGGCGCAGTGAGCCGCCAGAAGCCGCCGCCACGCTCAACCCGGCGTAGCTTCGGACGGCTGCGCCAATTCCGCAGCGGCCGCTGGAAAGCCTCGTACACCGGCCCCGACGGCAGTCTCTACGAGGCACCGCACACCTTCGCGGCCAAGATCGACGCCGAGGCGTGGCTTACCGATCGACGCCGCGAGATCGATCGCGAACTGTGGTCGCCGCCCGCCACCGGTGAACAGAAACGCACGGCGACCCAGCGGAAGAGGGCGGCCGCCGAGAAGTTCGAGGACTACGCCGCCCGCTGGCTCGCGACCCGCATGGTCAAGGGCCGCCCGCTGCGGCCCCGCACCATCGCCCACTACCAGAAGCTGCTCGACGATCACATCAAGCCCACGTTCGGCAAGAAGCCGATCCGCGACATCAGCATGCCCTCAGTGGACCGCTGGTACGCCCAGACGCTGCCCGACCAGCCGACCATGCGCGCGCACGCCTACTCGCTACTGCGGACGATCCTGGAAACGGCCCGCATCCGGGATCGACTGATCGAGGTCAACCCGTGTGCAATCCGAGGGGCCGGCACCGTGACCCGCAAGATCAAACCCAAACCGGCCAGCATCGAACAGTTGGCGACGATCGAGGCGGAAATGCCCGACCACTACCGGCTCATGGTGTCGCTGGCCGCGTGGTGTGCACTCAGGTTCGGTGAACTGGTCGAGCTTCGGCGCGGCGACGTCGACCTGAAAGAGAACGTGGTCAAGGTCCAGCGTGCGGCGGTGCGCGTTGACGGCGGCTGGCACGTCGGCGACCCGAAGTCCGATGCCGGCATCCGTGACGTTGCGATGCCGCCGCACATTGTGCCCGCTGTCAAGGCTCATCTGGCGCAGCACGTCAGTGTGGGTAAAGACGCGCTGTTGTTTCCCGCGAAAAACGGCGGCCACCTACAACCTTCGACGCTGGGCCGGCACTTCTACAAGGCTCGTGCCGTGGCCAAGCGAAACGACTTGCGCTGGCACGATTTACGACACAGCGGTGCCACGCTGGCCGCGCAAACCGGGGCCACGCTGGCCGAACTGATGAGTCGCCTGGGCCACTCGACCCCACAAGCCGCGATGCGCTACCAGCATGCCGCCCAGGGCCGAGACCGCGAAATCGCGGCGCTGCTAAGCAAACTCGCAGACAACAAGGGGTCATAA
- a CDS encoding excisionase family DNA-binding protein, whose amino-acid sequence MPDTLPARRRYATQQQAADYLGVTDRTIRQMIADGRITGYRSGTRLVRVDLNEIDAAMRPFGGAA is encoded by the coding sequence ATGCCGGACACTCTCCCCGCTCGCCGCAGATACGCCACACAACAGCAGGCCGCCGATTACCTCGGCGTCACTGACCGCACTATCCGGCAGATGATCGCCGACGGCCGAATCACCGGCTACCGCAGCGGCACTCGCTTAGTGCGCGTTGACCTGAATGAAATCGACGCCGCCATGCGGCCATTCGGCGGCGCCGCGTGA
- a CDS encoding DUF3631 domain-containing protein: MNRGGETGQVTIHDKAYDRLVAALHAAGRKVIDRGDAAHAQCPAHDDGRPSLSLRRIEGSVLVHCHAGCQASDVLTALNLDMRDLYDDRTGQIYAYGDGRRVRRTADKKFWQSGNTKGRSLFHAERIGAATTVHVVEGEKDVLAVESVGGTAVCSAMGAGKAHLFDWSPLRGREVIIVADRDEPGRKHARDVADIVRGIAASVRIVEAAAGKDAADHIAAGHALDELVDVTPPEVDGAALLDELLAVIKTYVVLPDDHAAVSVALWIATTHALPAFDCAPRLVITSPEKRCGKTRLLDIITGTCHKPLATVDATVAAIFRSLGGEHPRTLIIDEADAIFGSKKVAEQNEDLRKLLNAGHQRGKPALRCVGPAQIPTEFDTFAMAAMAGIGAMPDTVVDRGVNITQRRRASGEKVSQFRARRDGPILAALRDRLAAWAAARINSLSTREPDMPVEDRAADTWEPLIAVADEAGGHWPTTSRQACKALVDRAADTDEDRSLAVKLLADIKAIFADRRVPFLASADLVAELRRVEDSPWNDFELNPSKLAYRLREFGVKPGRNTVGSVRGYAIEAFADAFSRYTRQNPSGPSETTDEQGKSSDRSEPSDGSGCQTDLTRQTETADQIPYLTGQTGSDAPPAKNGSTARKFTPPTGPGRCHKCGFHVATQGHRDGCSAKTRAPIGGITPTTPGMTDRVVAALAKAVER, from the coding sequence GTGAACCGAGGGGGCGAGACCGGGCAGGTCACCATCCATGATAAGGCCTATGACCGCCTAGTGGCCGCGCTACACGCCGCCGGCCGTAAGGTCATCGATCGCGGTGACGCCGCCCACGCCCAATGTCCCGCACACGATGACGGCCGGCCGTCCCTATCACTTCGGCGCATCGAGGGGTCCGTCCTGGTCCACTGCCACGCCGGCTGCCAGGCCAGCGACGTCCTGACCGCGCTCAATCTCGACATGCGCGACCTATACGACGATCGCACCGGGCAGATCTACGCTTACGGCGACGGCCGCAGGGTGCGCCGCACGGCCGATAAAAAGTTCTGGCAGTCCGGAAACACCAAAGGCCGCAGCCTATTCCACGCCGAACGCATCGGTGCCGCCACGACCGTCCACGTCGTAGAGGGCGAAAAGGATGTTTTGGCTGTCGAATCCGTCGGCGGCACCGCCGTGTGCTCGGCGATGGGAGCCGGCAAAGCCCACCTGTTCGACTGGTCACCGCTTCGTGGCCGCGAGGTTATCATCGTCGCCGACCGCGACGAACCCGGCCGCAAGCATGCCCGCGACGTCGCCGATATCGTGCGCGGCATAGCCGCATCCGTGCGCATCGTCGAGGCAGCAGCGGGCAAGGACGCCGCTGACCACATCGCCGCCGGGCACGCGTTAGACGAGCTGGTCGACGTCACACCGCCGGAGGTTGACGGGGCCGCGCTGCTGGACGAGCTGCTAGCCGTGATCAAGACGTACGTGGTGCTGCCCGACGATCATGCTGCCGTGTCGGTGGCGCTGTGGATCGCCACCACGCACGCGCTACCGGCGTTCGACTGCGCGCCCCGCTTGGTGATCACCAGCCCCGAGAAACGGTGCGGCAAAACACGTTTGCTCGACATCATCACCGGCACCTGCCACAAGCCCCTGGCAACGGTGGACGCTACCGTGGCGGCCATCTTCCGCTCGCTCGGCGGCGAACACCCGCGCACACTCATCATTGACGAGGCCGACGCCATATTCGGCAGCAAGAAAGTCGCCGAGCAAAACGAGGATCTGCGCAAGCTACTCAACGCCGGGCATCAGCGCGGCAAGCCCGCGCTGCGATGCGTTGGCCCGGCGCAGATCCCCACCGAGTTCGACACTTTCGCGATGGCCGCGATGGCCGGCATCGGCGCAATGCCCGACACGGTGGTCGATAGAGGCGTGAACATCACTCAGCGACGGCGTGCCAGCGGCGAGAAGGTGTCGCAGTTCCGAGCACGCCGAGACGGCCCGATCCTGGCGGCCCTGCGGGACCGGCTGGCCGCGTGGGCGGCCGCTCGTATCAACTCGCTGTCGACGCGCGAGCCAGACATGCCGGTAGAGGACCGTGCCGCCGACACTTGGGAGCCGTTGATCGCGGTTGCCGACGAGGCTGGCGGGCATTGGCCGACGACCTCGCGGCAGGCGTGTAAGGCGCTGGTTGACCGCGCCGCCGACACCGACGAGGACCGCTCCCTGGCCGTTAAACTGCTCGCCGACATCAAGGCGATATTCGCAGATCGGCGTGTGCCATTCCTGGCGTCGGCTGACCTGGTTGCCGAGCTGCGCCGCGTCGAAGACTCGCCCTGGAACGATTTCGAGCTGAATCCCAGCAAACTTGCCTACCGGTTGCGCGAATTCGGCGTCAAGCCCGGCCGAAACACCGTCGGAAGTGTGCGCGGGTACGCAATCGAGGCGTTCGCCGACGCGTTCTCGCGGTACACCCGTCAGAACCCGTCAGGCCCGTCAGAAACCACCGATGAGCAGGGGAAATCGTCTGACAGGTCAGAACCTTCTGACGGGTCAGGGTGTCAGACGGATTTAACCCGTCAGACAGAAACTGCAGATCAAATACCATATCTGACGGGCCAGACGGGTTCTGACGCCCCGCCTGCTAAAAACGGTTCAACGGCACGAAAGTTCACCCCGCCGACTGGCCCCGGCCGCTGCCACAAGTGCGGCTTCCACGTTGCGACCCAAGGCCACCGAGACGGCTGCTCAGCAAAGACGCGTGCGCCTATCGGCGGGATCACACCGACAACTCCGGGCATGACCGACCGGGTTGTGGCTGCCCTCGCCAAGGCGGTGGAGCGGTGA
- a CDS encoding HNH endonuclease: protein MPKGQRCQCHPSWEGSTRGGSTRQWRKIRAAKLRATPICEYVDCRHPATEVDHIMPRAEGGTDDWGNLASLCGEHHREKTAEDSRRGRERQREGGGL, encoded by the coding sequence GTGCCGAAAGGCCAGCGGTGCCAGTGTCATCCGAGCTGGGAAGGCAGTACCCGCGGCGGCTCCACCCGCCAGTGGCGCAAGATCCGAGCCGCCAAACTGCGCGCCACGCCAATCTGTGAATACGTCGACTGTCGTCACCCCGCCACCGAGGTCGACCACATCATGCCGAGAGCTGAAGGCGGCACCGACGACTGGGGCAACTTAGCCTCGCTGTGCGGAGAACATCACCGCGAGAAGACCGCCGAAGACAGCCGCCGAGGCCGGGAACGTCAGCGGGAGGGGGGCGGTCTGTGA
- a CDS encoding phage terminase small subunit P27 family: MGGKGSGRISRPSALKLIEGRSPGRDSGGRIVAQTPKFVREAPDPPAWLDGAARDEWDRVVAELEPLDLLKSTDAQALACYCQAVADHAAAVAIVAAEGRVITNPKTGHQHPHPAVADARASRAQILQFAREFGFSPAAEQRLASLPTDSSDDSNPFAG, from the coding sequence ATGGGTGGTAAAGGCAGCGGCCGAATCTCGCGGCCGTCAGCGCTAAAGCTGATCGAGGGACGTTCACCTGGCCGTGATTCCGGCGGTCGCATCGTTGCGCAGACGCCGAAGTTTGTGCGGGAGGCACCGGACCCGCCGGCCTGGCTCGACGGTGCCGCACGGGACGAATGGGATCGTGTTGTCGCGGAATTGGAACCGTTGGACCTGTTGAAGTCGACGGACGCGCAGGCCCTGGCTTGCTATTGTCAGGCGGTCGCGGACCATGCTGCGGCGGTGGCGATTGTGGCCGCCGAGGGTCGCGTCATCACCAATCCGAAGACGGGCCATCAGCATCCGCATCCGGCGGTGGCTGATGCTCGGGCTTCTCGCGCGCAAATCTTGCAGTTCGCGCGTGAGTTCGGTTTCAGCCCGGCCGCTGAGCAGCGTTTGGCGTCGCTGCCCACCGATTCCAGCGACGACAGCAACCCGTTCGCCGGCTAG
- a CDS encoding HK97 family phage prohead protease: MSILYRNAELQSGTGRTVFGTVVPYGEEITVRDFDGEYRERFAPGAFERSIRERGHKLKLLVSHSAVARYPVGRAVELREERFGLFAAFEIAATRDGDEALANIKAGVVDSFSVGFRPIRDRREGGVVVRVEAALLEVSLTGVPAYPGAEIAGVRTQSLVIPYSTAVRRMKLLDLGD, encoded by the coding sequence ATGAGCATCCTCTACCGTAACGCTGAACTGCAATCCGGCACGGGCCGGACGGTTTTTGGCACCGTCGTGCCTTACGGCGAGGAGATCACCGTCCGTGATTTCGACGGCGAGTATCGGGAGCGGTTCGCGCCCGGAGCGTTTGAGCGAAGCATCCGCGAACGCGGCCACAAGTTGAAATTGCTTGTGTCGCACAGCGCTGTAGCGAGGTATCCCGTCGGTCGGGCTGTCGAGCTACGCGAGGAGCGGTTCGGATTGTTCGCGGCGTTCGAGATTGCAGCAACCCGCGACGGCGATGAAGCGTTAGCCAACATCAAGGCCGGCGTCGTCGATTCGTTCAGCGTGGGCTTTCGGCCTATCCGGGACCGCCGCGAAGGCGGTGTTGTCGTCCGCGTCGAGGCCGCGCTACTTGAGGTCTCGTTGACGGGTGTCCCGGCCTACCCCGGCGCCGAAATTGCTGGCGTGCGGACGCAATCCCTCGTAATTCCCTACTCCACCGCTGTGCGGCGGATGAAACTTCTTGACCTAGGAGACTGA
- a CDS encoding phage major capsid protein has protein sequence MTDSDIGRLTHSEAVRERDRLRTEARAILNRAGDGADLTGGDAERFDELTSRAEECQTRIQRLERAHELALAQVRSGGEGFATEGGAVGMHRIGEQRDPYVIDAEDRPPVDRQRDDAMRVLDRSQKDGLLTAGGAEVVERLVGSGPAPARSWAVRWVTESGSGHYRNAFCKMIADPQRGHLQWTGPEGEAWRRVTALQAEQRAMNLTDSTGGFLVPFELDSTVLLSSDGSNNPLLKISRVIQTVSDVWHGVTSEGVVAEWLPEAQEAADASPTLTQPAIPSYKASVFVPFSVELQGDATTLMQELGRLLQDGADQLLSSAFTTGSGVGCPTGIISALEGGSSVVTGDGSEALAASDIYKLQNALPPRFQARASWCANLAILNTIRQFETTNGALKFPELSANPPMLLGRNIYENSNMDGTVNAAATETNHVLLYGDFQQFAITLRTGSSLELIPHLVGANRRPTGERGAWLWTRVGSDVLVDNAFRLLKVATTA, from the coding sequence ATGACCGACAGCGATATCGGCCGCCTGACCCACAGCGAAGCTGTGCGGGAACGGGACCGTCTGCGCACCGAAGCCCGCGCCATCCTCAACCGTGCCGGTGACGGTGCGGACCTGACCGGCGGTGACGCCGAGCGGTTCGACGAACTCACCAGCCGTGCCGAGGAATGCCAGACCCGCATCCAGCGCCTAGAACGCGCGCATGAGCTGGCGCTGGCCCAGGTCCGCAGCGGCGGCGAGGGTTTTGCCACCGAGGGCGGCGCGGTCGGTATGCACCGCATCGGCGAGCAACGCGACCCGTACGTGATCGACGCCGAGGACCGGCCGCCCGTGGATCGGCAGCGTGACGACGCGATGCGCGTGTTGGACCGCTCCCAAAAGGACGGCCTGTTGACCGCTGGCGGCGCTGAAGTCGTGGAGCGGCTGGTTGGGTCCGGCCCAGCCCCGGCGCGGTCGTGGGCGGTCCGCTGGGTCACCGAAAGCGGCTCCGGGCACTACCGCAACGCGTTCTGCAAGATGATCGCCGACCCGCAGCGCGGGCACTTGCAGTGGACCGGCCCTGAGGGCGAGGCGTGGCGGCGGGTGACCGCGTTGCAGGCCGAGCAGCGGGCAATGAACCTGACCGACTCCACGGGAGGGTTTCTCGTGCCCTTCGAGCTTGACAGTACGGTGCTGTTGAGTTCGGACGGCTCCAATAACCCGCTGCTGAAGATTTCGCGTGTGATTCAGACGGTTTCCGATGTCTGGCACGGTGTCACTTCGGAAGGTGTTGTTGCGGAATGGCTGCCCGAGGCCCAGGAGGCGGCTGATGCGAGTCCGACGCTGACGCAGCCCGCCATCCCCTCCTACAAGGCATCGGTGTTCGTGCCGTTCTCCGTCGAACTACAGGGTGATGCAACCACACTGATGCAGGAGTTGGGCCGGTTGTTGCAGGACGGGGCGGACCAGTTGCTCAGCTCCGCGTTCACAACCGGCAGCGGCGTCGGCTGTCCCACCGGCATCATCTCGGCGCTTGAGGGCGGCTCCTCGGTCGTGACCGGCGACGGCAGCGAAGCCCTGGCCGCCAGCGACATCTACAAGTTGCAGAACGCGCTGCCGCCGCGCTTCCAAGCCCGCGCATCCTGGTGTGCAAACCTGGCTATCCTCAACACGATCCGGCAGTTCGAGACGACCAATGGTGCGTTGAAGTTCCCTGAGCTGTCCGCGAATCCGCCGATGCTGCTGGGCCGCAACATATATGAGAACAGCAACATGGATGGGACGGTCAACGCCGCCGCCACCGAGACCAACCACGTGCTGTTGTATGGCGACTTTCAGCAGTTCGCTATCACCTTGCGCACGGGAAGTTCACTCGAACTCATCCCGCATCTGGTCGGGGCCAACCGCCGCCCCACGGGTGAGCGTGGAGCCTGGCTGTGGACGCGCGTCGGCTCAGATGTGTTGGTCGACAACGCCTTCCGGCTGCTGAAGGTCGCGACGACCGCCTAG
- a CDS encoding RelA/SpoT domain-containing protein produces MSYAGCEWSGMSSVSPLGWRVGPEQIFAALDTLEAWRAAHARPLGAATNGLRSRVQTVGCGHIEVSQRLKRIPTIIDKLGREPGMNLGRMHDIGGCRAVLRSLEEVQRVQSRYAGDPVTVRTRDYVVKPKPDGYRAVHVIVRYQGRLIEVQLRTQVQHEWAYTVESVTSRFGLDIKVGGGPAPVRDWFAAVSEAMALEEDGQTVGTELLHRVNTLRRAAQPYLQGVRR; encoded by the coding sequence ATGTCTTACGCAGGCTGCGAGTGGTCGGGAATGTCGTCAGTGTCGCCGCTTGGATGGAGGGTCGGCCCCGAGCAGATCTTCGCTGCATTGGACACGCTGGAAGCGTGGCGCGCGGCGCATGCTCGTCCCCTTGGCGCTGCGACGAACGGACTGCGGTCCCGTGTCCAGACAGTGGGTTGCGGTCATATCGAGGTCTCGCAGCGGCTGAAACGTATTCCCACCATCATCGACAAGCTCGGTCGTGAACCTGGCATGAACCTTGGTCGGATGCACGACATCGGGGGCTGCCGTGCCGTCCTGCGAAGCCTGGAGGAAGTCCAGCGCGTCCAATCCAGATATGCGGGTGACCCTGTCACCGTTCGGACCAGGGACTATGTCGTGAAACCAAAGCCGGACGGCTATCGCGCAGTACACGTAATCGTCCGCTACCAGGGTCGTCTGATCGAAGTGCAGCTCCGCACGCAGGTCCAGCATGAATGGGCTTACACAGTCGAAAGTGTCACGTCACGGTTCGGGTTGGATATCAAAGTTGGCGGCGGCCCTGCGCCGGTGCGAGACTGGTTCGCAGCGGTATCAGAGGCGATGGCGCTTGAAGAAGACGGCCAAACTGTGGGTACAGAGCTACTGCATCGTGTAAATACACTGAGAAGGGCCGCGCAACCCTACCTGCAAGGAGTACGTCGATGA